The following nucleotide sequence is from Micromonospora sp. WMMD1120.
GTCCTGTTGCATGGCCGGGGTCAGCTCCCCGCCCGCTACCGCGCGGAGCACGGCAACCTGCTGTTGACCGATGGCCTCCGCGGTCTTCGAGAGGGCGGCCGAGGCCCGGATGCCGTCGGCGAGCACGGCGTCCACGACGCCGTGTGAGACGTTCTCCCGGAAGGTGATCAGGTCGGCGATGGCGATCCGGTAGCTGAAGGTCATCGCCGAGACCGACGCGTGTGTCGCCGTGCGGACCTGGGTCCGCAGCGGGGCGAGGCTGTTCAGCGAGTCGTCGATGCGGCGCAGCAGGACCCGGTTGGCGTCGGCGTCGGTGGACAGCCGCTCGCGCTGGGTGCGGTAGCGGGCGACGGAGTCGTCGGTGGCGGCGATCTCCGCGCCGAACGCGTCCTGCTGCTCCGGTCGGCCGTAGGTGAGCAGGTCGGCGGCGGCGACGCGCTCGCGTTGCAGCCGGTAGGCCAGGTCGCCGGCCTCCGCGCCGAGCTGGGCCAGGACCTGCAGGTCGTCGGCGCGGGCCGTCCGGCGTGCGCTTTCGGTCAGCGCGAGGCCGGCGAAGCCGATCACGGCGACGAGTGGGGCCGCGACGATGAGGCGCATCCGGCCGGCAATCTTCCAACCGCGTCGGCGGGTCGGGTAGGGTCTGGCCGCGTGGGACCGGGTGCTCGACGCCACTGTTTGACTCCCACGACTCGTCGATGACGGTCAATCCCGCACCTTGCCGAATGCAAGTCCCATTCGGCCGGAAGCCGCGCTCGGAGACCAGACCTGACCGTGGTACAAACTGCCCGTACCAGCATCTGTACCCAACGTCAGCGGACGGTGACGCCCCGAGGTGAGGTCGGGTCCGCGCGGTCAGCGCTGGTTGTCGAGGGGTTCGGCCGGCGGGCGCGGACGGTGCGTGTCGTCCGGGTCGGGCGGGCTGTTGAGCACCTGGCCGATCAGCTCCCGCAGCTCGTCGATCGCCTCCACCACGGCGCCGGGGTCGCGCGCGTCGCGCCGGCCACGTTGCCGCGGCACCTGTCGCTGCGCCGGGACCTGTTCCGGGGCGCGTGGGCCCCGGCGGCCGTCGGCGGCCATCTGCTCCGCCGCGACCTGGGGCCACAGCGCCGCCAGCCGGCCGCCGGTGCCCAGGACGTCGTCGCAGCGCAGCGCGAACTCGTGGCTGCCGAAGCGGCGACCCGACTCGACCGCCGCGACCGTCTCCCGACTGAACCGCACCAGCTCCGCCAGGGCCCGCTGGGTGAGGCCCCGTCGGACGCGACAGTTGCGCAACTCCCATCGGAACCGCTGGCTGGCCGCAGACTGCGCTGAGCTCGCCGGGGACGTGTGCTCCATGCGCTCACCTTCGTGGAACGGGCAGTCAGCAGCGGACGCCAGATCGAGATTGAACGATGTTCGAGGCATTCGCAGAGGGCAATTCTTAACCCAGAACGCGATGGGTGTGAAGACGTTCACGGCTGTGGATCGTTTCGCATTGCGGGAAAGTCGTGGTTCGGGCGGCCGGAGGCGCGTGCGGGTCGAGTGGCCGCGACCCGTTCCGCACGTGATCCGACCGCAGGTCAGTGCCGGTGACGGACGGCTCCCGATCAGGCGGCGCGTACGTCGGCCGATGCCGTGCGTCGTGCGGCGGGCAGGTCGTCGGCCGTCCTGCCGCCGATTGTCGCGAGCAACGTGTGATGCGCGCGAAACGCGACATTGGGTTTGTAGGAACGTCGCTGCGCCGCCGTCAGGCGGAGGTCGGGAATGGATTCGGCGAGTCGGGTGAGGGCGGTGCCGGCCTCAAGCCGAGCCAATCCCGCTCCGATGCAGAAATGGGGGCCGTGGCCGAACGAGAGGTGATTTCCCACATCCGCGCGGTGCGGATCGAACCGGTCCGGGTCGGCGAACGCCGAGCGGTCGCGATTGGCCGCGCCGATCATCAGCAGGCAGCGGGCTCCCGCCGGGATGGTCACCCCACCCAGTGTGACCTCCCGGCTGGTCGTCCGCAGCCAGCCGTCGATGGCCGGGGCGAACCGGAGCGTCTCGCCCACGAACGCGGGGACGACGCCCGGGTCCGCGACGATCGCCGACCACCAGCGCGGTGTGGACAGCGCCTGGTCGAGGGCGTGCGCGAGCAGCCCGGCGGTGGTCTCGTGGCCAGCGACGAGAAGGTTGAACGCCAGGCTCGCCACCTCGGGCACCGTCAGCACCGTGTCGTCGTCGTCCCGGTAGGCCAGGGCGCGGCTGATGAAGTCGCCATTCTCGTGCCCGGCACCCATCCGTTGGCGCACCAACTCCTCGCAGTAGTGCCAGAACTCCAGCAGGCCCTGAGCGAGGCGGACCTGCTCCGCCGGGTCCGGCTGACCCCAGACGAGGGCGATCTGACCGTCGGCCCAGCTGCGGACCCGTCCGATGTCGGCGGCGGGCACACCGAGGATGTCCAGGACCACGAGCAGGGGAAGCTCGGTGGCGAACTCCGGGATCAGGTCCACCTGCTCACCCCGACGGGCGGCGAGACGGGCCACCAGTTCGTCGACACGGCGTCGCACGATCGCGCCGTACTCGGCCTCGACCCGCTCGGCGGTGTTGGCGAAGGTCGCCCGCAGGGCCCGGCGGGTGCGGGGATGCGCCGGTGGGTCCGCGGCGGCCGTGGTGGGCGGCGCGTCGATCTGCATGATCACCTCCAGCGCCGCCGGGCACACCTCGTAGACCGGGGCCAGGGTGAGGGCGTTGACGAACGTCGTGGCGTCGGCGAGGGCGTACCGGACGTGGGTGTGTCTGCTGATCAACCACAGGCCCAGATCGTCGGCGTAGTGCACCCCGGCGGGATCGTCGAGAATGCGTCGCCACATCCGCGACGGATCGGTGAGATAGGTCCCGGTAAAGGGATTCAACCGCATGGAACGCCTCCCGGTGCACGCGGCGCCAAACCGGCAGCGCATCCATTTGGCGATCCACTCCAGCCGGGCCGATAATGGCGCGAAGCTGCCGCTGGCTTTTCACGGTGCGCTGGCTGGCCACGCAAGTCAAGAATGATGGTTATCTATTTTTTAAGCGGCCTGACCGCGGGTTGCAACGAGCAACCGGTCGCGGCCGAGTGCAACTTGCGGAGCGGACCTTTCCGGCGGGGGTGGCCCGAACGGCCAGCCGACCTCGGCGCGGTGCGGCCGACTCCGCTGTCGCTCATGACCGGAAGAACGACCTCCGCGACGGCTGGTGACGCAGCCGTCCGACCGCTTCGCTGGCGTGCCGCTCCTGATTCCTCGCGGGCACCCGCCACCTGCTGCCTCGGCGCGCGGCCGTGTGCCGTCGAGCGGTATACCTCAGAGGCATGTTTGTGACCCAGAGGTATACCGCTCCTCAGCGCACCCACCCCCGCCGAGGTGACCGACGGTCACCGGAGTGAGGTCTCCCGGCGGAAGGCCGGAAGGCTCACGGCGACCACGGGGCGGCGACGGCCCAGGTGCTGTCGGCGTTCCACAACGTCGGTGAGTTGTACGCCTCGCCGCCGGTGCCGTCGCTGAGCCAGACCTCCGCGTTGTAGTGCCGCAGGTACCTGCCCCGGAAGTTGTACGACTCCAACGACACGCCCGTGCCGGTCAGCCCCGTACGGGCGCACCAGGTGGCGTCGGCTCGCATGAGCGCGGAGCCGTCGTCGGGCGAGTTGCGGACCCGGGAGTTCTGGTGGCGGAGGTACTCCCCGGGGAAGTTGACCGACTCGAACGAGTAGCAGCCGCTGCCGGCCAGGCCGGCCCGGACGGTGTACGTGGCGTCGGCCTTGAGCAGGCTGGAGCTGGCGGCGTCGACCACCTCGGTGTGGGCCAGGCCGTCCCGGTGGCGTAGGTAGCGGTTGGTGTGGCCGGGCGTCGTCACCTGCAACGACCGTCTGGTGTTGACGGGCAGGGCGACGGGCGCCGAGCTGCCGATGGTCTTCGAGGCGTTGATCAGGGCGGTGTTGGCGGCGCGGACCCGCGCCTGGTCCATCTTGACCACGCGCCGGTCGTAGGTGAGGAACCCGTTCAACTCGCCTTCCAGGTCGGTGATCTCGGTGTAGACCGAGGCGCTGAGCCCTTTTCCGACCATCAGGTTCTGGGTGCCCTGCACCAGCCCGAGGTACCTGTCGGTGAGCGCGCTCGAACTGCCCTGCCACTCGTAGGCGAAGAAGCTGCCGTTCGGGCTGTACTCGTGGCCCGGCGTGTGCAGGCCCAGGCCGCCGAACTCGCCGAGCACCGCGATCCGGCTGCTCGACGGTACGGGGGAGTCCGGACCGAGGTAGACGTGCCAGTCGTCGATGTCGCCGTTGCCCGGGTCGCCGAGCGACTGGCAGCAGTTGTGGCCGCTGTGCGGGTTGACCAGGCGCGTCGGGTCCAGGTCCTTGATGGTCTGCGCGACCCGGCGGGTGTCGGCGAGGGACCGTTCACCCCAGCCCTCGTTGTACGGTGTGTACGCGACGACGGCGGGCGAGCTGCGGTGCTCGTCGACGATCTCGCGGGCCTCGGCCTCGAACTGCGCCTGCTGGGCGTCGGTGGGGTCGACGTTCTGCGCGGTCAGCGACGGGATGTCCTGCCAGACCAGCAGGCCGAGGCGGTCCGCGTGGTAGAACCAGCGCTGCGGCTCCACCTTGATGTGCTTGCGTACCATGTTGAAGCCCAGGTCCTTGTGCTTCTGCAGGTCGAACGCGAGGGCGGCGTCGGTCGGGGCGGTGTAGAGCCCGTCCGGCCAGTAACCCTGGTCCAGGGTGCCGACCTGGAACACGAACTGGCCGTTGAGCTTCGGTCGCAGCACGCCGTTGACCAGGCCGGTGCTGATCTCCCGCATGCCGAAGTAGTGGGTGGTCCGGTCCACGGCGGCGGACCCGGCGTTGCGCAGCGTGACCCGGAGGTTGTAGAGGAACGGGTCGTCCGGCGACCACCGGCGGGCGTTGGGCACCGGCACCGTGAAGTAGGTGAAGCCGCCGGTCGCCGAGCCGACCACAGTGCTCCCGTTGAGCGCCTCGGCGAGCACGCTGTGACCACTGACGTCGCCCCTGGTGAAGACGCGGACCCGCAGCGTGTTGGTCGCCAGGTTCGGGTAGACGTCCACGCTGCTGATCGAGGCGGTGGGCACCGGTTCCAGCCACACCGTCTGCCAGATGCCGGAGTTGGGCGTGTAGAAGATCCCGCCCGGTGTCTTGGTCTGCTTGCCGATGGCGGGCAGGCTGCCGTTCTGCCGGGTGTCGGTGGGATCCCAGACCTTGACGACGATCTCGTTCGCCCCGGCGGTGAGCTGGGAGGTCACGTCGAAGGTGAAGGCGTCGTAGCCGCCGGTGTGCGCACCGACCCGGACGCCGTTGACCCAGACCGTGCTCTGCCAGTCGACGGCCCCGAAGTGCAGCAGGGTACGCCGGCCGGACCAGTTCGCCGGGATGGTGACGGTGCGCCGGTAGAACAGGTAGTTGCGGTTGTCGTTGGCGGCCCGTTGGATGCCGGACAGCGCGCTCTCCACCGGGAAGGGCACGTTGACCCGCTCGGGCAGGTTGACGCCGAACTGCGGGGCGTCGTCGGTGCTCGACTGGCGTAGCTGCCACTCGCCGTTGAGGTTGAGCCAGTCCGGTCGGGTCATCTGTGGTCGCGGGTACTCGGGCAGCGGGGTGCCGGCCAGCGCCTGGCTGGTCCACGGCGTGGTCAGCGGGGGCGTCTTGGCCGGCGCGGCCTGCGCCCGCGTGGCCGGCGTGGTGAGGGCGCCGGCGACCAGGGCGAGGATGAGCAGCAGCGGCAGGGCGGGGCGGATGGGGACCTGACGTGTCATGCCGTCTCCGGGGGCGAGTCGCCACGGGCGGTGCGGCCGTGCCCGAGGCGCGTGGGTGGTGGGCATCGGGTGGTCGTCGGCGGGGGACGGGCGTCAGCAAACGAATGTCGGTGGGATTTCCACGGGCCAACGACGCTCAATATATTGACATTCATCATCGCCTCTATAACGTTATAGAGCCTCGCCGGGTAGCTCGTCAATGCTGCGCCGAACCGCCCGTCGGAATACGCGGAGGATTGCTGGATGGGCGTCACCCTCAAGGACATCGCCAGGCATGCCGGCGTCTCGCTGGCCACCGTCTCGAACGTGGTCAACGGCTACCGGCCGGTGGGTGAGCGCACCCGGCAGCGGGTGCGGCAGGCGCTCGACGAACTCGGGTACAGCCCCAACCTCGGTGCCCGGCACCTGCGGCGGGGACGCACCGGCCTGATCGCCCTGGCCATCCCCGAGTTGAGCAACCCCTACTTCGCCGAGCTGGCCGAGATCGCCATCGCCGAGGCCGCCGGGCTCGGCTACACGCTGGTCATGGAGAACACCGCCGCCGACCGGGAGACCGAGCTGTCGCTCCTCGGCGGCTCCCACCGGCACATCATCGACGGCCTGATCCTCAGCCCGGTCCGGGTCGGCCGCGCGGAGGTGCTGGCGCGGACCCCGGACACCCCGCTCGTGCTGATCGGCGAGGGCGTCCACGACGTGCCGTACGACCACATCGCCATCGACAACGTCGCTGCCAGCCAGGCCGCGATCCAGCATCTCGTGGCGATCGGTCGTCGCCGGATCGCGTTCGTCGGCGCCACCGGCGGCGGTGACCGGCAGTCTGCCCACCTGCGCGTACGCGGCTACCGGGAGGCCCTCGCCGCCGCCGGCCTGCCCTACCGTCCGGGGCTGGTCGCCCACACCGACGCGTTCGGTCGACACGACGGTCACCGGGCCACCCGGGCCCTGCTCGCGCTCGCCGAACCGCCGGACGCGGTGTTCTGCTACAACGACCTGGTGGCGATCGGCGCGCTGCGCGCGCTGGCCGAGGCCGGCCGCCGGGTGCCCGAGGAGGTCGCCGTCGTCGGCATCGACGACATCCAGGAGGGGCGCTTCAGCACCCCGACCCTCACCACGATCGCCCCGGACAAGCGAGAGATCGCCCGCCTGGCCGTACGCCGTCTCGCCGCGCGCATCGAGGGCGCTGAGGTGACCGCGCCACTGAGCGTCCAGACCCCGTTCCGGCTCGTCAGGCGGGAGAGCACCGGCGTGCCGCCCGAATGACGGCGGTCGGCGACGCGGCGCGACGCGCGATCCATCGTCTCGGTGGTAGGACCCAGAGAGGATGACCCACTAGATCCATCATCCTCAATATGATGACCGCTATCTCGACTGCCGGTGCGCTCACGAGGCGTGCCATCCTGAAGCGGAGGAATGCATGGTTCGCTGGCGTACCCTCACCGGCCTGCTGGCCACCGGGCTGGCCGCGGTGACCGCGGCCACCCTCACCCTCACCGCGCCGGCCGCCGCGGCCGATAACCCCATGACGCCGAACGTCGTCGGCGGCACGCGTGCCGCGCAGGGTGAGTTCCCCTTCATGGTACGGCTCTCGATGGGTTGCGGCGGCGCGCTGTACAGCCCCCGGCTGGTGCTCACCGCCGCGCACTGCGTGGGCGCGACCGGCACCAACACCAGCATCACCGCCACGCTCGGGGTGGTCGACCTCCAGTCGACGTCCGGCCGGATCACCGTCCGGTCCAACTACGTCTACCGTGCCCCCGGCTACAACGGCGCCGGTCGGGACTGGGCGCTGATCCGGTTGGCCAGCCCGGTCAGCGGGCTGAGCACCCTGCCGATCGCCACCACCACCGCGTACGACAGCGGCACCTTCACCGTCGCCGGCTGGGGCGCGGCGCGCGAGGGCGGCGCCCAGCAGCGCTACCTGCTCAAGGCGACCGTCCCGTTCGTCAGCGACTCCACCTGCAACTCCTACTACGGCGGCGACATCATCGCCGCCCAGGAGATCTGCGCCGGGTACGCCAGTGGCGGGGTGGACACCTGCCAGGGTGACTCCGGCGGTCCGATGTTCCGCCGCGACGCCTCCAACGCCTGGATCCAGGTGGGCATCGTCAGTTGGGGCAACGGGTGCGCCCGACCGAACTACCCGGGCGTCTACACCCAGGTGAGCTACTTCGCCTCGTCGATCGCCTCGGCTGCGGCGAGCCTCGGCGGCTGACCGTACGCGCGCTCGGGCGGCCCGGACGGCACGGTCCGGGCCGCCCGTTCGTGTCGTCGCCGACGGGTGAACGCGAGTGGGCGATCCGACAGAAACGGCGGGCCGCGCGTGCGGCGCCGGCCGCAACGGTGATGATGGGCCGGTGAAGATCCTGTCCATCCAGTCGTCGGTCGCCTACGGTCACGTCGGCAACTCCGCGGCTGCCTTCCCGCTACAGCGACTCGGGCACGAGGTCTGGCCGGTGCTGACCGTGCACTTCTCCAACCACACCGGGTACGGCGCGTGGCGCGGGCCGATGCTGCCGGCCGCCGACGTGGCCGAGGTGATCGCGGGCATCGCCGACCGAGGGGTCCTCGGTAGCGCCGACGCGGTGCT
It contains:
- a CDS encoding serine protease codes for the protein MVRWRTLTGLLATGLAAVTAATLTLTAPAAAADNPMTPNVVGGTRAAQGEFPFMVRLSMGCGGALYSPRLVLTAAHCVGATGTNTSITATLGVVDLQSTSGRITVRSNYVYRAPGYNGAGRDWALIRLASPVSGLSTLPIATTTAYDSGTFTVAGWGAAREGGAQQRYLLKATVPFVSDSTCNSYYGGDIIAAQEICAGYASGGVDTCQGDSGGPMFRRDASNAWIQVGIVSWGNGCARPNYPGVYTQVSYFASSIASAAASLGG
- a CDS encoding helix-turn-helix transcriptional regulator, giving the protein MEHTSPASSAQSAASQRFRWELRNCRVRRGLTQRALAELVRFSRETVAAVESGRRFGSHEFALRCDDVLGTGGRLAALWPQVAAEQMAADGRRGPRAPEQVPAQRQVPRQRGRRDARDPGAVVEAIDELRELIGQVLNSPPDPDDTHRPRPPAEPLDNQR
- a CDS encoding LacI family DNA-binding transcriptional regulator, with the protein product MGVTLKDIARHAGVSLATVSNVVNGYRPVGERTRQRVRQALDELGYSPNLGARHLRRGRTGLIALAIPELSNPYFAELAEIAIAEAAGLGYTLVMENTAADRETELSLLGGSHRHIIDGLILSPVRVGRAEVLARTPDTPLVLIGEGVHDVPYDHIAIDNVAASQAAIQHLVAIGRRRIAFVGATGGGDRQSAHLRVRGYREALAAAGLPYRPGLVAHTDAFGRHDGHRATRALLALAEPPDAVFCYNDLVAIGALRALAEAGRRVPEEVAVVGIDDIQEGRFSTPTLTTIAPDKREIARLAVRRLAARIEGAEVTAPLSVQTPFRLVRRESTGVPPE
- a CDS encoding cytochrome P450; the encoded protein is MRLNPFTGTYLTDPSRMWRRILDDPAGVHYADDLGLWLISRHTHVRYALADATTFVNALTLAPVYEVCPAALEVIMQIDAPPTTAAADPPAHPRTRRALRATFANTAERVEAEYGAIVRRRVDELVARLAARRGEQVDLIPEFATELPLLVVLDILGVPAADIGRVRSWADGQIALVWGQPDPAEQVRLAQGLLEFWHYCEELVRQRMGAGHENGDFISRALAYRDDDDTVLTVPEVASLAFNLLVAGHETTAGLLAHALDQALSTPRWWSAIVADPGVVPAFVGETLRFAPAIDGWLRTTSREVTLGGVTIPAGARCLLMIGAANRDRSAFADPDRFDPHRADVGNHLSFGHGPHFCIGAGLARLEAGTALTRLAESIPDLRLTAAQRRSYKPNVAFRAHHTLLATIGGRTADDLPAARRTASADVRAA
- a CDS encoding AbfB domain-containing protein, whose protein sequence is MTRQVPIRPALPLLLILALVAGALTTPATRAQAAPAKTPPLTTPWTSQALAGTPLPEYPRPQMTRPDWLNLNGEWQLRQSSTDDAPQFGVNLPERVNVPFPVESALSGIQRAANDNRNYLFYRRTVTIPANWSGRRTLLHFGAVDWQSTVWVNGVRVGAHTGGYDAFTFDVTSQLTAGANEIVVKVWDPTDTRQNGSLPAIGKQTKTPGGIFYTPNSGIWQTVWLEPVPTASISSVDVYPNLATNTLRVRVFTRGDVSGHSVLAEALNGSTVVGSATGGFTYFTVPVPNARRWSPDDPFLYNLRVTLRNAGSAAVDRTTHYFGMREISTGLVNGVLRPKLNGQFVFQVGTLDQGYWPDGLYTAPTDAALAFDLQKHKDLGFNMVRKHIKVEPQRWFYHADRLGLLVWQDIPSLTAQNVDPTDAQQAQFEAEAREIVDEHRSSPAVVAYTPYNEGWGERSLADTRRVAQTIKDLDPTRLVNPHSGHNCCQSLGDPGNGDIDDWHVYLGPDSPVPSSSRIAVLGEFGGLGLHTPGHEYSPNGSFFAYEWQGSSSALTDRYLGLVQGTQNLMVGKGLSASVYTEITDLEGELNGFLTYDRRVVKMDQARVRAANTALINASKTIGSSAPVALPVNTRRSLQVTTPGHTNRYLRHRDGLAHTEVVDAASSSLLKADATYTVRAGLAGSGCYSFESVNFPGEYLRHQNSRVRNSPDDGSALMRADATWCARTGLTGTGVSLESYNFRGRYLRHYNAEVWLSDGTGGEAYNSPTLWNADSTWAVAAPWSP